CCTTCTTCACAATCCACGGCCCCTTCACGATCCGGTTCACCAGCTTGAACCGCTGGTTCCTGAATCCGTCGTCTCCGTCTATGAACCGGTTCAGAAGAGAACCGGATTGGACCGGATCCTCCGTCGCGAAGTAGAAAACCGCGCTGTGGTACTCCTTTCCTGGAATTTGTAGGTTCACCGCGAAGATGAAGCTCTTTAGGGATTTGCCTTGCGACTGAGCCCTTCGGAGCGCGTTGGATACGCGATTGTCGGCGCGTGAGAGGACGTCGTCTAGTTTGGTTGGGGATCTGAGCCAGTCCATGCCCGCCGGCGAGAGGAGGTAGTCACCGGCGGGGGATTTCTGGCGCCTCGTGAAATAGCTTTCGGAGCGGAGGTGGAAGAGGTCGCCGGGAGGAGAGGACCAGCCGTTAGTGCCGGTGTCGAGGTCCACGTGGCGGAGTGATCCACCGTTTATGGAGTCGGAGATCCAGTGGGAGGAATCGGAGGCGCTGTCGTCGG
This sequence is a window from Arachis stenosperma cultivar V10309 chromosome 10, arast.V10309.gnm1.PFL2, whole genome shotgun sequence. Protein-coding genes within it:
- the LOC130954169 gene encoding protein ENHANCED DISEASE RESISTANCE 2-like, with amino-acid sequence MCPTNPTRRSSTSDDSASDSSHWISDSINGGSLRHVDLDTGTNGWSSPPGDLFHLRSESYFTRRQKSPAGDYLLSPAGMDWLRSPTKLDDVLSRADNRVSNALRRAQSQGKSLKSFIFAVNLQIPGKEYHSAVFYFATEDPVQSGSLLNRFIDGDDGFRNQRFKLVNRIVKGPWIVKKAVGSHSACLLGKALTCNYHRGPNYFEIDVDIGSSAIANAILHLALGYVTSVTIDMGFVVEAQAEEELPERLIGAVRVCQMEMSSATFVDAPHAPLPSRGLGLAKVNHHSNKS